CCTGGCCAGCAGCATAGCTGACCCCTTGGCCaactttctctgcctccttctcagcCTGGTTGACCCCGGTGTGGACCCCTTGAACCACTTTCTCGGCCTCCTTTCCAGCCTGATCAGTGGTATGGTGGGCACCCTGGGCAAACTTCTCTATCTCCTTCCCAGCCTGGTTGACTCCAGGCTGCATCACTTTGTCTCCCTCTTGCCAAGCTTGCCCTGCCGCATAGTAACCGTGGCCATGGCCAAACTGCTGTGCCTCCATTGCAGCATGGCTAAGTCCCTGATTGGCCCCCTGtaccaccctccctccctccttcccagcctGGCCAAAGGCATGGTGAACACCCTGACCgactttctctgcctccttcccagcCTGGCCAAAGGCATGGTGAACACCCTGACCAAATTTCTCTACTTCCTTCGAAGGTTGACCAAATGCATGGTGACCATCCTGACCAAATTTCTCTGCCTCTTTCCCAGGCTGACCAAAGGCATTGTGGGCCCCCTGACCTAacctccctgtctctttctcagCCTGACCAACTGCATGGTGGGCTCCCTGACCTAGTTTATCCTTCCCACCCTGACCAAGAGCATGGTGGGCCCCCTGAGCAAACTTCTCTGCCTCTTTCCCACCCTGACCAACCGCATGGTGGGCCCCCTGAGCAAACTTCTCTGCCTCTTTCCCCCCGTGACCAACCGCATGGTGGGCCCCCTGAGCAAACTTCTCTGCCTCTTTCCCACCCTGACCAACCGCATGGTGGGCCCCCTGAGCAAACTTCTCTGCCTCTTTCCCACCCTGACCAACCGCATGGTGGGCCCCCTGAGCAAACTTCTCTGCCTCTTTCCCCCCGTGACCAACCGCATGGTGGGCCCCCTGAGCAAACTTCTCTGCCTCTTTCCCACCCTGACCAAGAGCATGGTGGGCCCCCTGACCTAACCTCCCTGCTTCATTGCCCGCCTGGTTGACCCCGTGGTGGACCCCATGATGGATGATGTTGTCTGTCTCCTTCCCAACCTGTCCAGCGGCGTGGTTGACCCCATGGGTTAActtctctgcttcccttcctgCGTGTCCGACGCCATTGTTGATGCCATGGGCTACCTTGTCCAAGCCATGGTCCAACTCCTTGCCGGCCTGGCTCCCCATGTGGCTAAGTCCATCAAAAACTTTCTCCACTTCCCTTCCAGCTTGAGTGATTCCATTATTGATGCCTTCAAGGGCCttgcccacctctctctctgcattGCTCAGCCCTCGGCTGAACCCTTCTATGACCTTCTCAATGGGGTCATCATGGGCTGCCCGTGCAGGCAGAGCccccaggagcaggaggaggcagcaggaCCTGAGCAAACTGGCGAGATCCATGTTGTTGGGAAGGCGGGGAGGATGCAGAGAGGAGCCGGGGGAGCGAGGCCGCTATTTATCCTttgcttccctccctcttccccacccaCCATGACTCAGTTGCCCCTGTGAGGCTCTGACTTAGTTCCCAGTCAGGGAGGTGTTTCCCAAAGACATTTGGAGTTGAGcaatgaaaaggaagaggaggaagacggGATGAATCATAGAGAAGATCCCAGCATCTTTGGTCTTTGACCCGCTCAGGCCCTCCACCCCAGTGCAGGGTTCTGCCCTGCCCAGGCCTCCTGTTTGCCTTTCTCCCCCACTGGCCATCTTCCTTGCTCTTGAACCCACCTTCAGGCATCCTCCAGACCTAACCACCTTGTCAGCCCTCTTAGAGATCTAAACATACAGCTTGCCCAGCTGGATAATTCTGGAGAAGTGGAAGGCAGTCAGAGAGGAGGACAGAACCCCAGGAGGGGAGGGAGTTACCCGATTTTGTTCTTggggtcccctcccccaccccatctctgctccagttcctccCATGGCCCTCTCATTACAGCCCGATGGCTTTGCCCGTGCCTGGAAGCCAGAGTGTCAGCTTGTTGACTCCACCATTCTACACCTGGCTCAGATGGCCGCATCACAGAAAGCAAGCCCTTCCTGACCACCCCAGGCACAGTGTGGTATTACAGGTATGACAATTATGTTCTGTGACATCATCCTTCTCTTTCTATAGTAATTATTGCAATCTTAAATTGCATTTAGTTTTTAATAGTGTGTCTCACCTTCTAGATTGTACACTTCCAGCAAACAGGCCCTTTGTGCTGGATACTGCTAGAGCCCCAACTTGCGGGACATTAACTGGGGCTTAGTAAGTCCTCCTCATAGATGGAACACATGGATCGATTGGAAGCCAAGGGGATATAGTCCAGGCCTGAGCCCATCTCACAGGGTGCTGGAGGGAAGAGGTACCTGGGTCCCCAAAGCTGCATGGGGAGAGCTGCAAACTTTGAAACAAGGATCACATGTTCATGACAGAATCCAGGCCTCTTGCCTCCCAGCCCGTAGGCAAGGGCAGGGGGACTGATTGCCATGAACTGGGAGAGGACGCAGTGGTACCTGAAAAGCCGGTTAAAGCAGCCCTGGGGAGAAGCTCGGAGACCTGGTGCAGCAGCAGCTGTCTCAAATATCTGGGCTGGGGGCCAGgacctttttcttcctgtcttcctcccctGGAGCCTCCAATGCCCTGACCTGAAGCCCCAAGCATTGCCCTATTAGCTCAGGTTATGAGGGAAGCGCCTTGGAGCCTGGCCTGGGGTTGAAGTCTAGCACTAGAAGGAAGGGCGAGCAGTGGCTGTTAGATCTTCCCCAGTGTGTACAGCTGGGGGATAGTTTAGAGGGGGGCGGACAAGAGCCAGTGGGGGAGGGACAGCCGGCTGGGTGAAGATATTTAGGTTTTAATGCCCACGGTGAGGCTGAGCGAGGGGGCAGCAGTGGGAAGGTCAGGCATGGAGGAATGCACAGGGTGTGCACCAGTGTTGGTGGCAGagttatgtgtgtgggtgcccaggTGTGGCTGAGAATCGGCACGTGTTTTCCACTTCAAACCAGGCCACGAGGTGGTCCCCTTAAAGAAACAGTAGCCACACCCAAAACCAAacatcccagaaccagggacCCTGGAGTCTCTGCCTTCCCTGTCTCTGACAGCAGAGGGTGGCTAACTGGGACACACTGCAGAGTGGATCTTTTACCCAGTTTCCACTCCAATGACAAAGGCAGATCTCTATGCAATCTTGGGTGTGGCACCTGAAGCATCTCTAAATGATGGAGAGTCAAAGGCCAGGCAGAGAAGTGAGCCAGAGTGTGGTGGGGGAACAGACTCCTGGTCCACCCTAAGATAGATATAAAAGGTATCCTGTCTTTTCTATGTTttgttgtgacagggtctcacgtagcccagaatgacctggaactcatcctATGtcagaggctggctggccttgaattcttgatcctcctgatggctgagtgctggggttgcaggcacacaccaccactcaATAGTTTTCTTCTccagccttctctccctccatcagcCCCTCTTCTCAGCTTTCTGTCCCCATTGCCAACGGATTCAGGACATCTCATCTTTCTCCCTAACTGGTGCCAGCAGCCTCTGGCAATCCAGTTGTGCTGGTTCTTTGATGCCAGTGGGAGAAGTTCAGAATTCGGGGTATCACATTTTATGTCACAGTGCCCCAAAAAAGTATGTGATATATGTTCCCACAAGGTGTTTGCCTGTCCAAGGATGTCACAGTGAGTGCCTGACTCGACCCCCTCTGCAGAGGAACTGCCTAGGGCTCCCCAGCTCAGGCTAGGGTCTGCCACAGTTAGAAAAGTAGCCACCAGCCAAGGGCAGGCATCTATTCCCTGGTATTTGGCAGCTCGGCCCATAGCATTGATCTGAAGCAGATTGTTGGGGGAAGAGCTCctggctctttcctctcttgtcATTAATAGGATCTGTCACTCCTAATGTCAGATCCTGAGGAGTTATGTgtcggttttgttttgtttaacctACGACCTCATActgcagtccaggctgacctcaaactcatggcaatcttcctgcctcagcatcccaagtactaggattacaggcacgaaCCACTGCACCCACATGGGGTGGGGGGATATGGTTCTAGCTTTGATTTTATGAGACAGGACCTCTATATGTACTCAGGCTAGCACAGATCTCTTAATCTGTCTGCCTGAGCCTCACAGGGGTTGAGAAGACAGGATATATGCTACCAGACCAAGGAAAACTTCGCCTAGTAGCATCTAGATGGCTCCTGCCACACATACTGCTTCctcacatgtgctaggcaagtgtttaCAAAGTTATATATACCCTAAACATTTTCATATGTTActttattcagttttattttttgagacagggtctcactttgtagctctggctggcctggaactcactatgtagaccaggctggtctcaaactgtagccctggctggccttgacccCATGGTCCTCCTTCCTCCACTGCAATTACAGATCATGCCCGTCTCcctcctatttatttttagtttacttCTTCAGGGCCATCCAAGCAGGAGATGGCCTTGCTGACTCCTGTCCCACGGCTGGTCCTTGACATGATGTGGTTCTGGCTTTGGTCTTAGACACAGGAGCTGTGTGTGTAGCCCATGGAAAGCTCCCGTAGGGACTTGGGGTTGGAAGAGGTTATGTCATTGCATGAGCTTGGgcccttccccccccctctctaGGACGGTGACTCCTACCTGTAGCAAAGCCCCACACCCCCTTGGTCACAGCTGCGTGTCAACCGGCCCTGCAGGGGAAGGTGCCTGACAGTGAGTCACTAAGATGCAAGCAAGGCCTGGGGCTTGAGGGGACATTTCCCCTTGCTCTTTCCTGGACACTTCCTGAAAGCCCAGCCTTGTAAACTGGGGTGGTGGTGTGCGACTGTGACCCCAGGACCCAGGAGGCCGAGGATCACAGCAACCTTGAGGCCCTCTTCCACGACATGGTGGGATCTGTTCTCAAGAAGAAGATAGGGCCTGGAGTGAAGCATAAATCTAAtaaatcttatcaataaaaaacaggagtcagatatcagggtaaaaacctGAAGGATCCGAGAAACAGGAGAGCAACCGCCAGTTGCTTCCAACCTCCactgttcctccatccaaaaaaGGCCTAGAGCGCCTCTCTCTGTCCCGCcttctcacttcctgtctcctctctgtacagacctccagacctctatggttaaccagtggctagctctgccctctgactccaagcaagctttttcagaacacaaacaaaatatcacacaacactggagaggtggctcagtggctaagagtactgactgctcttgcagaggtcctgagttcggttcccagcacccacaggatggctcacgaccatctgtaattccagatctAGGGGATTCGGCCTGAGaatgcacacagtacacagacatatatgcaagcaaaaccctcagatacataaagtaaatattgttttaaaagaagagggagaaggccCAGTCTGTGGCAGGTGCTGCCCCCGATGGCTGAGGGACAGCTGAGGACACAGCACATCCAGAGTACACAGTGAGTGACATGGAACAGGACCTCAGTAGGTGCTAAAAACAGGAAATTTACAAGGCAAAGAATGTGCTGTTGTAAGAAGACATGGCTTGGGGCTTGCTTTAGGACCAGGGAACAGAAAATACGTGAGAGCTGAGGGTTGGCTCAGGGGTAACAGGCGATTGCTaaaagcctgaggatctgagttcaatccctggagcccacggTTGGAAGGAGAGGATCAACTCCcacaggttatcctctgacccccacacagagacatggggcgagaaataaaataaaataaaataaaataaaataaaataaaataaaataaaataaaataaaataacttgaagggctgggggtgtggctcagtggaaggaaacttgcccagcatgctcaaGGGCCTGGGTTGActccagggaggaagggaaaataaaagaaactgaggaaacgGAAGAGCAGATGCGTCCATCACTTACGTACAAGTACGCCGACCTTACCAGTGCTTCCCAGCTATTGTAGTGATGGGTTTGGTtgctttaatgttttattattttttattttacatgcatggatgttttgcctgaatgtctgtctgtctgtgtgtgtctggggcctgtggaagccagaagaggacctcagatcctggagttacagaagtttgagagctgccatgttagtgctgggaatcgaacccaggtcctctggaagagcagtaagctctcttaaccactgagccatctctccagccccttgtttgtttgtttgtttgtttgtttgtttgtttgtttgtttgtttgtttgtatatagagtctcactatgtagtccaggctggccttaaacttacagaaatcctcctgtgtcagtctcccaagtgctgagattattgaCACGGCATTTTTGACCAATTGAACATCTGCACCAACCCTGAGTCCACACGTGCTCCAGCTCCGTTTCTTCAACAGCATAGACGGCTGGGAACAGTTGTCAGCAGTCAGAGTTTAAGGTGTGTGTGGGCTGGAGTGTGGGTCCACAGCACAGCACATGCTATTTATTCCTCTACACCCAGCCAGGAATCAAAACCAGGCGTGCACATCAGATAGGACGCACATTTAACAGAAGAGATGACTCATTAGGCATGTTAGGTAAGTGCTCTATCCCTGAATGTCAACCTCAagccaaaactttaaaaaagttattattttaatctattgcattaatatttctaatttatggatataatttatttgtttatatttacaaatacatttttaaatcttacctctgtatgagtgtgagtgtgtgcccatgtgagtgctggtgtcAATtatcctggagctagagttatacaGGGTTGTGAGCCATTCAACAGGAGAATGGGGATCtgaactttaaatatatatatttaaacggAACTGAagccaaatatatttaaatataaatatatatatatatatatgttgcaaATTATAAAGTTAAAAGAATTATGGAAATTTTCTTCCCTTAATAAACAAAGTCTGGAGggaaatgtgatttatttatgGAGTGAGTAACTTCCAGAAGACAGTGCAGCTGGGTAGGACATTTGCTAGCAGGCCTGATGAGTTTGgaattcaatccccaagacccacagagTAGAAAGAGGGAGCTTACTCCCAAATGTTATCCTCTGGccaccacatgtgtgcacgcacacgcacacatatcaTAAATGAATgcgatttaaaatttttaaaaagtgtcacACACACTTGTGGTCAGTGGGACATAGTGAATAAGACAAAGTCCCACCCTTTCAGAGTGTGTTGTGAGCTTGTTTTGGAAGGGTTCTTGTTCTGCAGGGCTGTGTAGTTCAAGCTAGCTGGCTCACAAGCTTTTAGAACGACAGATgcatgctaccacatctggctgtgtgtgtgagtgtgtgtgtgtgtgtgtgtgtgtgtgtgtgtgtgtgtgtgtgtgtacactgatTGGGATATTTTTTAGAATTTCTTATatgcataaaatgtattttgatcatgtttatcTATACCCCACCTCCTAACTTCTCTCATATCCCCTCTACCTCCCACCCTCTACCAATTTCATggacatttttaaagttatatttattttatataagtgaGTGTTATGGAATGTTCCTTTACattgtgtcactgtgactggtttaataaagagctaaatggccaatagctaggcaggaggtataaaAGGGACTTCTGGACAAAGAGAGCTCTGGGAaaaggaaaggcagagtcagagccAGATGCCAGATAACCAGGATGAGTATAATggatgaattaatgaattaatgtatgaattaattaattaattaattaattaattaattaatgtagatgtaaagatatgggttaatttaagttataaacgctggttagaaacaagcctaagctaaggccaagctttcataattaataagtctctgtgtcatttttctgTGATTTGGGGGCCCCAAAAAGTCCATctatgcctggtggtggtggcacacccctttaatcccagcacttggaaggcagaggcaggtggatctctgtgagtttgaggccagcctggtctacagagtgagttccaggacaggcatcaaaactacacagagaaaccctgcctcaaaaaaaaaaaaaaaaaaagtccctctacatatgagtgttttgcctgcatacatgtatgtgcagcaCATGAATGAAGTGTCTGaataggccagaagagagcaccagatccccctagaactggagttacagatggttgtaaaccactgtgggtgctgggaactgaagccaaaTCAgctataagagcagcaagtgctcttaatggatgggccatctctgcagcctagTGCCcttcctatcatctatctatctatctatctatctatctatctatctatctatctatctatctatctacctatcatctatgtatctatctatctatctatctatctatctatcatctatctatcatctatctatctatctatctatctatctatctatctacctatctatctatctatcatcatctatctacctacctacctcccATCTGTGCATCTATCTCTATTTTGAAGCCCACACTGATTCGTCCTGCCAACAGATTCATGGGTATGGGATCACCCAGCAGTGTTTGGTGTACAACCCAAAGGAAAACTGACTCATCCTTTTCCCTGTCTGCAGctcctgagcccctcccccatcatgaGAATGTTGACTGCCTTGACCTTGGGCAGGCAACCGTGCCTGCTGCTGAGTTCACAAGTGCAGCTGTCCTGTCATGTCAGGGAGAAGCTGCTTCCATGCTGTCCTCCCAGACCTCTGGATCCTCGAgtatctccttcctctcctccgcCTGGGTGAGAAGAGCTACTCGTAAACCCCTGGGAACCCAGGTAGCCAAGGGGAGACTTGGGACTTTCCAGGCCTTTCCAGACACTAGGAGAGCCAGGGAACCTCctcagagatccaggacagcaaggagcAGGTGGaccaggggagggaggaagggagacagcAGCCATGGGCAGCTGTGTGAGCCCAGCAGATTCCACTCTAGATGCCAGTGTGGCCCTGAAATACTCAGTGTGAGATTCCCAGAGGCCTCTGCGGGCTAAGGTCTCCAGCCTGCACACCACTTCCTCTGTGATGTCACTGGACAATGTGACATCATTGAAGGCTCTGGAGACATAACCAGCCTGGGGGAGCCTCACACCTCAGTACCATCTCAGAGGGGCCCAAGGCAGCCGGGTCTTAAGACCTTAGGCCATGTCAAAACGTGACATCGTCCTCACCAACGTCACTGTTGTCCAACTACTGAGGCAGTCATGTCCAGGTGAGGAGAGCCTTTGGGGTGAcgctgggaagaggaggaaagtgtAGTCTGGAGTCAGTACACCCTCATACAGGATGCTCAGAGTGCTGAGACCCTCCTGCCACTAGGATGCTGATTGCTGCGTGCTCTGGAGGAGCAGgccagggggcaggaggaggggagcccTTCAGGCAGCGTCCAGACCTCTTTCCTCCAGGAGTCCTCCCCGTCCCACTCCCACTCATCTCCTTCCTCACCCGGGACTTCTgcacaggagaggggagggggaaggggaagggggaggggaggggaagggggaagagagaggggaggggaggggaggggagaggagaggggaggggaggggaggagagaggggagggaaggggagaggagaggggaaggggaaagggaggggggaggggggaggggaggggaaggggaaagggaggggggaggggagaggggaggggagaggagaggagaagggaggggagaggggaggggaggggagaggagaggagaagggaggggagaggagaggggaggggaggagagaggggagggaaggggagaggagaggggaggggagaggagaggagaggggaggggagagtgggagggacaTTGTGACATCATCAAAGGCTCTGGAGACATAACCAGCCCCAGGGAGCCTCACCCCTCAGTATCATTTCAGAGGAGCCCAAGGTAGCCGGGTCTTAAGACctagagaggggaggggaggggagaggagaggaaaggagtaaggggaggggagagaggaggggaaagggagaggggaggggagagagggaggggggaggagagaggggagggggaggaggagggaggggagagagggaagagaagaaagaggagagagagaggagagaggagagaaaatatTCTTGGGCCTCAGTATTGCCCAACTAAGTCTGATTTTTCTAGAAAGAGGCCTCCcagggtgagtcttatctttagaaTAGGTTGGAGCTCACAGAACTAGATCTATTATCAGATCAAGAAATCATCTTTGAAATACTAACATGTAAGAGTGCTGTGTACCAAAACAGGCGAGCAATGTTTAACAGATGGGGGCCCTGGATTTATCCCCGGCACTGAAATGGGGGAGGGGCCGCAAAGCGGACACAGCTGTGGTCACAGCATTGCGGAGGGTGAGGCACAAGAACCGAGAACTTGAGTCCAGCCTAGGTTAGACCATctcaaggaggaggaagggcaagAAAGGGACAGCGAGGGCTATAATATGTGTGGGATATCTTATCCTCATTTCACAGAGTAAGAAACTGAATCACAGAAAATACATCCTCATGTAACTGCTAAGCACACACTGAAATTGAAGTTTAGGGAGAAATCTCCGTCCcatgccttttgttgttgttttgtttttgttttttgttttgttttgtttttgagacaga
The nucleotide sequence above comes from Peromyscus maniculatus bairdii isolate BWxNUB_F1_BW_parent chromosome 1, HU_Pman_BW_mat_3.1, whole genome shotgun sequence. Encoded proteins:
- the Sbsn gene encoding suprabasin, producing MDLASLLRSCCLLLLLGALPARAAHDDPIEKVIEGFSRGLSNAEREVGKALEGINNGITQAGREVEKVFDGLSHMGSQAGKELDHGLDKVAHGINNGVGHAGREAEKLTHGVNHAAGQVGKETDNIIHHGVHHGVNQAGNEAGRLGQGAHHALGQGGKEAEKFAQGAHHAVGHGGKEAEKFAQGAHHAVGQGGKEAEKFAQGAHHAVGQGGKEAEKFAQGAHHAVGHGGKEAEKFAQGAHHAVGQGGKEAEKFAQGAHHALGQGGKDKLGQGAHHAVGQAEKETGRLGQGAHNAFGQPGKEAEKFGQDGHHAFGQPSKEVEKFGQGVHHAFGQAGKEAEKVGQGVHHAFGQAGKEGGRVVQGANQGLSHAAMEAQQFGHGHGYYAAGQAWQEGDKVMQPGVNQAGKEIEKFAQGAHHTTDQAGKEAEKVVQGVHTGVNQAEKEAEKVGQGVSYAAGQAGKETEKLGQGAHHAAGQAWKEMDRWQQDVHNGVNQASKEANQLPNGTHQGGYTGQHGGAATTTVASGASVNKPFINFPALWRSIAAIMP